From Defluviimonas aquaemixtae, one genomic window encodes:
- a CDS encoding GNAT family N-acetyltransferase codes for MSEPEITRESGPAKGRYVLVQSGEEAELTFSIVSPTKIIADHTGVPDALRGTGAGRQLVEALVADARSRGFTIIALCPFVKSLAARHPEWQDVFV; via the coding sequence TTGTCTGAGCCTGAGATCACGCGCGAAAGCGGCCCTGCTAAGGGCCGTTACGTGCTGGTCCAGTCGGGCGAGGAGGCCGAACTGACCTTCTCGATCGTGAGCCCGACGAAGATCATCGCCGACCATACAGGCGTGCCCGATGCCCTGCGCGGCACCGGCGCGGGCCGCCAATTGGTCGAGGCGCTGGTCGCCGATGCCCGGTCGCGCGGCTTCACCATCATCGCGCTCTGCCCATTCGTAAAATCGCTGGCGGCGCGCCATCCCGAGTGGCAGGACGTGTTCGTCTGA
- a CDS encoding lysylphosphatidylglycerol synthase transmembrane domain-containing protein: MSADLPLPDKPPAPRSRRARDVVVVAALLALFIAGLIGLAAATGWEETRAQIARLTLWQGAILLLLSLVNYLLRGLRWHLFARRLGIATTPGQDIRHFLGGFAMVVTPGRVGELVRMRWLKRETGWAYERTAPLALMDRASDLAAMALILALSLALAAGGMTGAVPVTIAALAAAYVATRPRLLASLVTLAHRAIGRWQRLFGRLRQAARSVARFSDPRVMAPALALGIVGWLAEGYAFHLLLGWMGADIGLMKAIAIFVFATLAGGLTGAPGGVGGAEAAMIALLALDGVPMEVSVPATAIIRVTTLWFALAIGMAVFPFAERASLRGAHALERG; this comes from the coding sequence ATGAGCGCTGATCTGCCCCTTCCCGACAAGCCTCCCGCGCCGCGCAGCCGACGTGCGCGCGACGTCGTGGTCGTGGCGGCGCTGCTTGCGCTATTCATCGCCGGGCTCATCGGCCTTGCTGCCGCGACCGGATGGGAAGAAACCCGGGCCCAGATTGCGCGATTGACGCTCTGGCAGGGGGCGATCCTGCTTCTGCTTTCGCTGGTCAACTACCTCCTGCGCGGGCTGCGCTGGCATCTCTTCGCGCGCCGGCTAGGCATCGCGACGACCCCCGGCCAAGACATCCGCCACTTCCTCGGCGGCTTCGCGATGGTCGTCACCCCCGGACGGGTAGGAGAACTCGTGCGCATGCGCTGGCTCAAGCGCGAGACCGGCTGGGCCTACGAACGAACCGCGCCGCTCGCGCTCATGGACCGCGCCTCGGACCTCGCCGCGATGGCGCTGATCCTTGCGCTGTCGCTCGCGCTCGCCGCAGGTGGCATGACTGGCGCCGTCCCAGTCACGATCGCCGCGCTCGCCGCCGCCTATGTGGCGACGCGCCCCCGTCTCCTCGCCAGCCTCGTCACGCTCGCCCACCGCGCCATCGGCCGCTGGCAAAGGCTCTTCGGCCGGCTCCGGCAGGCCGCCCGCTCGGTGGCGCGGTTTTCCGACCCGCGCGTCATGGCGCCCGCGCTCGCCCTCGGCATCGTGGGCTGGCTCGCCGAAGGTTACGCGTTTCATCTGCTTCTCGGCTGGATGGGGGCCGACATCGGGCTGATGAAGGCCATCGCCATCTTCGTCTTCGCCACGCTCGCCGGCGGGCTCACAGGCGCGCCCGGAGGCGTCGGAGGGGCCGAAGCCGCGATGATCGCGCTGCTCGCGCTCGACGGCGTGCCGATGGAGGTTTCGGTGCCTGCCACGGCGATCATCCGGGTCACGACGCTGTGGTTCGCGCTCGCGATCGGCATGGCGGTCTTTCCCTTCGCCGAGAGGGCGTCATTGAGAGGGGCACATGCGCTGGAAAGAGGCTGA
- a CDS encoding FAD-binding oxidoreductase, with translation MRWKEADYAGWGRALTAHGEIARPERRRALEEILADSLVPAIGMRRSYGDAALNDGGRVIDMTRLDRMISFDPAAGVLDVEAGARIGEIAAAFAPKGWLPAVMPGTGFATVGGCIAQDVHGKNHHHAGSFCEHVVSLTLRNGQGTVEVTPEKAPDLFRATAGGLGQTGVIVSARLKLLACKGDVMVVTERRVDGWDEFLALLDASEATYTVGWVDATAKGAKLGRGILEEGETGSGLVPKRVKYRKVPFDAPRFALAAPIVRAFNEAYYRRVPDTGRTVVKPISDFFFPLDKIHDWNKLYGKKGFHQFQCVVPIASAPALRDMLEEIANSGLASPLAVLKRMGPGRAGFLSFPMEGYTLAVDFPNRAEARELIKKLEDHAADAGGRIYFAKDSLARGTDIRGMYPDLADWQAAVAKADPEGALATDLVRRLSLRSAP, from the coding sequence ATGCGCTGGAAAGAGGCTGACTACGCCGGCTGGGGCCGGGCACTGACCGCCCACGGTGAAATCGCCCGCCCCGAGCGGCGGCGCGCGCTCGAGGAGATCCTGGCCGACAGCCTGGTCCCCGCGATCGGGATGCGCCGCAGTTACGGTGACGCCGCGCTCAACGACGGGGGGCGGGTGATCGACATGACCCGGCTCGACCGGATGATCTCCTTCGACCCGGCGGCCGGCGTTCTGGACGTGGAGGCCGGCGCCCGCATCGGCGAAATCGCCGCCGCGTTCGCGCCGAAAGGCTGGCTACCGGCGGTTATGCCCGGCACCGGTTTCGCGACCGTCGGCGGCTGCATCGCGCAGGACGTCCACGGCAAGAACCACCATCACGCCGGGTCCTTCTGCGAACATGTCGTCTCACTGACGCTCCGCAACGGCCAGGGCACCGTCGAGGTCACGCCCGAGAAGGCGCCCGATCTTTTTCGCGCGACCGCAGGCGGGCTCGGCCAAACCGGCGTGATCGTCTCGGCGCGTCTGAAACTTCTTGCCTGCAAGGGCGACGTGATGGTCGTGACTGAACGGCGCGTCGACGGCTGGGACGAATTCCTCGCGCTCCTCGACGCCTCCGAGGCCACCTATACCGTCGGCTGGGTCGACGCGACCGCCAAGGGCGCGAAGCTCGGCCGCGGGATTCTGGAAGAAGGTGAAACCGGCTCCGGTCTTGTGCCGAAGCGCGTGAAGTACCGCAAGGTACCCTTCGACGCGCCGCGCTTTGCGCTAGCGGCCCCGATCGTGCGCGCCTTCAACGAAGCCTACTACCGCCGCGTGCCGGATACCGGACGCACGGTCGTCAAGCCGATTTCGGACTTCTTTTTCCCGCTCGACAAGATCCACGACTGGAACAAGCTTTACGGCAAGAAGGGCTTCCACCAGTTCCAGTGCGTCGTGCCCATCGCCTCCGCCCCCGCCTTGCGCGATATGCTGGAGGAGATCGCGAATTCCGGCCTCGCCTCGCCGCTCGCGGTCCTGAAGCGCATGGGTCCGGGACGCGCGGGCTTCCTCAGTTTCCCGATGGAAGGCTACACGCTCGCCGTCGATTTCCCAAACCGCGCCGAGGCGCGCGAGCTGATCAAGAAACTCGAAGACCACGCGGCCGATGCCGGCGGACGGATCTATTTCGCAAAGGACAGCCTCGCACGCGGGACCGATATCCGCGGGATGTATCCCGATCTAGCCGACTGGCAGGCCGCCGTCGCCAAGGCCGACCCGGAGGGCGCGCTCGCGACCGACCTTGTTCGCCGTCTCAGCCTCAGGAGCGCGCCATGA
- a CDS encoding SDR family oxidoreductase: MTSTWIILGATSAMARAFARAVAAEGAGVLLAGRDTDDLKAIASDCALRGARFAEAMAFDARKPKGFAALVERLESEEGEINAAVFVGSMPEQAAIDADPSLIDGVVTDSHTGPARFLQMIAPVMEARGGGTVVGVGSVAGDRGRIGNYVYGSAKAGFATYLSGLRNRLTRAGGHVVTVKPGFVDTGMTWGLPGMFLVASPENVATDILNAVRRRRNVIYTPFFWRYIMLIIRHIPEFIFKKMKI, translated from the coding sequence ATGACCTCGACCTGGATCATCCTCGGCGCGACCTCGGCTATGGCGCGGGCGTTCGCGCGCGCCGTCGCGGCCGAAGGCGCGGGTGTACTCCTCGCGGGCCGCGACACTGACGACTTGAAGGCCATCGCCAGCGACTGCGCGCTTCGCGGCGCGCGGTTCGCCGAGGCCATGGCCTTCGATGCCCGCAAACCCAAGGGCTTCGCCGCCCTTGTCGAGCGCCTCGAATCCGAGGAGGGCGAGATCAACGCCGCCGTCTTCGTCGGCTCGATGCCCGAACAGGCGGCGATCGACGCCGATCCCTCGCTCATCGACGGCGTCGTGACCGACAGCCATACCGGCCCCGCGCGGTTCCTCCAGATGATCGCGCCGGTGATGGAGGCGCGGGGCGGCGGCACGGTGGTCGGCGTCGGCTCGGTCGCGGGCGACCGGGGGCGGATCGGCAACTACGTCTACGGCTCGGCCAAGGCGGGCTTCGCGACTTACCTCTCGGGTCTCAGGAACCGGCTGACGCGGGCGGGCGGCCACGTGGTCACCGTCAAGCCCGGCTTCGTCGACACCGGCATGACCTGGGGGCTGCCGGGCATGTTCCTCGTCGCCTCGCCCGAGAATGTCGCCACGGACATCTTGAACGCTGTCCGGAGGCGTCGCAACGTGATCTACACGCCCTTCTTCTGGCGCTACATCATGCTGATCATCCGCCATATCCCGGAATTCATCTTCAAGAAAATGAAGATCTGA
- a CDS encoding LysR substrate-binding domain-containing protein, with translation MFEAAARHGSFTRAAAELGMTQAAVSYQVKVLEDRVGMPLFRRRARGVCLTAEGARLAERSGEAMEILRQAFAEARRDSQETLVISVLATFATHVLAPALGRFQIEHPEITTRVEVDHRLADLLTGEASVAIRAGQGKWPGLMADHLMRSRFTPMVSPEFERRHGPFRKPQDLLKVPRLDADDPCWALWFEAAGVPPPPVGARGSSWLGAQILDAQAALAGHGACLLTPLYFRSALERGDLIQPFDLVAEEDLSLWLVYPERRRNAPAVRAFRAWLLAEMRALGGDVVRQAAGA, from the coding sequence GTGTTCGAGGCCGCAGCCCGGCACGGCAGTTTCACCCGCGCGGCCGCCGAGCTTGGCATGACGCAGGCCGCGGTGAGCTACCAGGTCAAGGTTCTGGAGGACCGGGTCGGGATGCCGCTCTTTCGCCGCCGCGCGCGGGGCGTGTGTCTGACGGCCGAGGGGGCGCGACTTGCCGAGCGGTCGGGCGAGGCGATGGAGATCCTCCGCCAGGCCTTCGCGGAGGCGCGGCGCGACAGCCAGGAGACGCTTGTGATCAGCGTGCTCGCCACCTTCGCTACCCACGTGCTCGCGCCGGCGCTCGGCCGGTTCCAGATCGAGCATCCTGAAATAACGACCCGCGTCGAGGTCGACCACCGGCTGGCGGATCTTCTGACCGGAGAGGCCAGCGTCGCGATCCGCGCCGGGCAGGGCAAGTGGCCCGGGCTCATGGCCGACCATCTGATGCGGTCGCGCTTCACGCCGATGGTCAGCCCCGAATTCGAGCGCCGCCACGGGCCATTCCGGAAGCCGCAGGATCTGCTCAAAGTGCCCCGGCTCGACGCGGATGATCCGTGCTGGGCGCTGTGGTTCGAGGCAGCGGGCGTGCCGCCGCCACCTGTCGGTGCGCGCGGCAGTTCGTGGCTCGGCGCGCAGATCCTCGATGCCCAGGCGGCGCTGGCCGGGCACGGCGCCTGCCTGCTAACGCCGCTTTACTTCCGCAGCGCGCTGGAGCGGGGCGACCTGATCCAGCCATTCGACCTCGTGGCCGAGGAGGATCTCTCGCTCTGGCTCGTCTATCCGGAACGGCGGCGCAACGCGCCCGCGGTGCGCGCCTTTCGAGCATGGCTACTCGCAGAGATGCGCGCGCTCGGCGGCGATGTGGTCCGGCAGGCAGCCGGAGCGTAG
- a CDS encoding DUF2235 domain-containing protein, translating to MTRLTDKLLRLLRIGRRVETRHAVPGRGPTDHVVLLDGTLSTLDDGHETNVGLIYKLLRAQPASARLSLYYEAGVQWHMWRHTADVAMGRGINRQIRRAYGWLATRYRPGDRIFLIGYSRGAYAVRSLAGIIDQVGLLQANHATERNIRLAYRYYQRETESRFESIFRRRFCHEKAEIEMIGVFDTVKALGLRLPILWMWTEPQHEFHNHALGPIVKHGYHALALNENRAAFDPILWDTRNGEWQGRIEQMWFRGTHGDVGGQLGGFLPARTLANVPLVWMVEKAEHCGLVLPDGWRERFPTDPSAPSVGTTRGWGKLFVLRARRRVGRDPSESRHPTAMVGPPRREWRIPVLRLSRRA from the coding sequence GTGACGCGGCTCACTGATAAGCTGCTACGACTTTTGCGGATCGGCAGGCGTGTCGAGACACGCCACGCGGTGCCGGGCCGTGGACCCACGGACCATGTCGTCCTCCTGGACGGGACGCTCTCCACGCTCGACGATGGCCACGAGACGAATGTCGGGCTGATCTACAAGCTTCTCCGGGCGCAGCCGGCCTCGGCGCGCCTATCGCTCTATTACGAGGCGGGCGTGCAGTGGCACATGTGGCGCCACACCGCCGACGTGGCGATGGGGCGCGGGATCAACCGCCAGATCCGCCGCGCCTATGGTTGGCTTGCCACGCGCTACCGGCCCGGCGACCGGATCTTCCTGATCGGCTATTCGCGGGGCGCCTACGCGGTCCGCTCGCTGGCCGGGATCATCGATCAGGTCGGTCTTCTTCAGGCCAATCATGCCACCGAGCGGAACATACGCTTGGCCTACCGCTACTACCAGCGAGAAACCGAAAGCCGGTTCGAGTCGATTTTCCGTCGCCGCTTTTGTCACGAAAAGGCCGAGATCGAGATGATCGGCGTCTTCGACACGGTGAAGGCATTGGGTCTTAGGCTTCCAATCCTGTGGATGTGGACCGAGCCGCAGCATGAATTCCACAACCATGCGCTTGGCCCGATCGTCAAGCACGGCTACCACGCGCTGGCGCTGAACGAGAACCGGGCGGCCTTTGATCCGATCCTGTGGGACACGCGCAACGGCGAGTGGCAGGGACGAATAGAGCAGATGTGGTTTCGTGGCACCCATGGCGACGTGGGCGGCCAGCTTGGCGGCTTCCTGCCGGCGCGGACGCTCGCGAATGTCCCCCTGGTTTGGATGGTGGAGAAGGCGGAGCACTGTGGCCTAGTATTGCCCGACGGTTGGCGGGAGCGCTTCCCGACCGATCCTTCGGCGCCTTCCGTCGGGACGACGCGCGGCTGGGGTAAGTTATTTGTCCTGCGTGCGCGCCGCAGGGTCGGGCGCGATCCGTCCGAAAGCCGCCACCCCACAGCGATGGTCGGTCCGCCGCGTCGGGAATGGCGCATTCCCGTCCTGCGGTTGAGCCGCCGCGCCTGA
- a CDS encoding type III PLP-dependent enzyme — MGLSKMIWTNPSEFLRNERPLSPVMFFAPSVLQATARRFIDGFPGFVTYAVKSNPEEVVIQNLVAAGIRGFDVASPAEIALIRRLAPSADLHYNNPVRARHEIAYAVEMGVKSYSVDSRSELAKLIKIVPAEGTEISVRFKLPVAGAAYNFGAKFGATVERATELLSEVALHGFVSSLTFHPGTQCTDPMAWDAYLRAAAEICRNAGVTVRRLNVGGGFPSHRLNTELPQLDAIFALIRRVADEAFEGAPPALVCEPGRGLVAESFSLAACVKGLRDDEHVFLNDGTYGCMDELPITGIIDRVAVISPEGQRREGEARARVIFGPTCDSVDRLPGEVDLPGDLAEGDYVVFSGMGAYSTATNTRFNGFGEMSVATVMRLTV; from the coding sequence ATGGGGCTTTCAAAGATGATCTGGACGAATCCGTCCGAATTCCTGCGCAACGAGCGGCCGCTCAGCCCCGTGATGTTCTTCGCACCGTCGGTTCTGCAGGCTACCGCGCGGCGCTTCATCGATGGTTTCCCGGGCTTCGTCACCTACGCGGTCAAGTCGAACCCCGAGGAGGTGGTGATCCAAAATCTCGTCGCCGCCGGCATCCGCGGCTTCGACGTGGCGTCGCCCGCCGAGATCGCGCTTATCCGCCGGCTCGCGCCCTCCGCCGACCTGCACTACAACAACCCTGTGCGCGCCCGGCACGAGATCGCCTACGCCGTGGAGATGGGTGTGAAATCCTATTCAGTGGACAGCCGGTCCGAACTGGCCAAGCTCATCAAGATCGTGCCGGCCGAGGGCACCGAAATCTCCGTGCGATTCAAGCTGCCTGTGGCGGGCGCGGCGTATAATTTCGGCGCCAAGTTCGGCGCGACAGTGGAGCGCGCGACCGAGCTACTGAGCGAAGTGGCGCTGCACGGCTTCGTCTCGTCGCTGACCTTCCACCCGGGCACCCAGTGCACCGATCCGATGGCCTGGGACGCCTATCTGCGCGCCGCGGCCGAGATCTGCCGCAACGCGGGCGTCACGGTCCGCCGCCTGAATGTCGGCGGCGGCTTCCCGTCGCACCGGCTGAACACTGAGTTGCCGCAGCTCGACGCAATTTTCGCGCTGATCCGGCGCGTGGCCGACGAGGCGTTCGAAGGCGCCCCGCCCGCGCTCGTCTGCGAGCCAGGCCGCGGTCTCGTCGCCGAGAGCTTCAGCCTTGCGGCCTGCGTGAAGGGACTGCGCGATGACGAGCACGTTTTCCTGAATGACGGCACGTATGGCTGCATGGACGAACTGCCGATCACCGGCATCATCGACCGTGTCGCAGTCATATCGCCTGAGGGTCAGCGCCGCGAGGGCGAGGCCCGGGCGCGCGTGATCTTCGGCCCGACATGCGACAGCGTCGACCGCCTTCCGGGCGAGGTCGATCTGCCGGGCGACCTGGCCGAGGGCGACTACGTCGTCTTCTCGGGCATGGGCGCTTATTCCACGGCCACCAATACGCGCTTCAATGGCTTCGGCGAGATGTCGGTCGCCACGGTGATGCGGCTGACCGTCTGA